The genomic segment accaagtgcgattttatagcctcatcattgccgaaagttttaccatttaaggagttctgcaaagatcgaaataaatggtagtctgatggtgcaaggtcagggctatatggtggatgcatcaaaagttcccagccaagctcactcagtttttggcgagtgaccaaagatgtgtgcggtctagcgttgtcctggtggaatatgacacctttacgattgaacaattttggtcgcttctccttgatggctgtattcaatttgtccaattgttgacagtaaacatccgaattaatcgtttggttccttggaagcagctcaaaatataccacacccttccaatcccaccaaacagacagcataaccttcttttggtggatatcagcctttgaagtggtttgagctggttcaccatgcttggaccatgatcgttttcgactaacgttgttgtaaacaatcaatttttcatctcaagttatgattcgttttaaaaacggatcgaattcattgcgtttaaggtgcatatcacaagcgttgattcggtttgttaaatgaatttctttcaatacatgtggtacccatattaaaatttacgccaaacaaacaaatgtaaacaaaatttgtcaacgccgactatattactactatattaccgacaattactttttgggcaacccaatagaacatctgtcgtcaggattgccatgctatgtttttcacaaatatgCGTGACTACTCGCAGAaatcctctattgtgaatggcaattaattaaattaaatacgtATAATTTAGGCATAAAATTAAATCTAAATTAATCTATTATATAaacatgaaattgttgcgccttgtttgtttatttgtttgtttgtttatttgtttgctagtttgtttatctgttccgtatagactcaaaaacggctgaaccggttttcatgaaattttcacagatggtagttTGGGCCctcggtaaaaatagggtacgaCATTTGTTGAAATCCGAATCCTCCCCTTTCcccaatttattgggttgcccaaaaagtaattgcggattttttaaaagaaagtaaatgcatttttaataaagcttagaataaactttaatcaaatatacttttttacacattttttctaaagcaagctaaaagcaacagctgataactgacagaagaaagaatgcaattacagagtcacaagctgtgaaaaaatttgtcaacgccgactatatgcaaaatccgcaattactttttgggcaacccaatattttcaaaaaagctagatctcgaagatgcgtgcaccgatttaagcgaaattttgtatgccaccttatggagccccaaaaacattaaattgaaaaacGCCCCCATTCCAAAGCCCACCCGAGTGTACCGAgattgacaatatgggtattaaattaatggtatttaagagtagagtacgaatttggtataaaaattgcactcttaattttcgggttggtcccccaccccaaaaaaagcCCCGAGAGGACATTTtcatcgctttgggcaatatgggtatccaatgaaaggtatttaagagtagagtacggacttggcattaaaatgttgccCTAAGTGTCGGAGGGCCCCCAAGCCCAAAAACACcgtccaacaggacactttaaccgctttgagcaacatgggtattaaatgaaaggtattcaaaagtagaatactaatatgacacaaattttttttttttttttttttgtctgaggCATAAATGCCCAAGGTCACagaatgggtatcaaataaaggcctttgggagttgactacgaatctggcatgcacaattaggacagagtctgaaACCGTCCCACCCACAAAaaacccttcaataggacgtgtagctcgatcgggataatatgtcaattaataGAAAGATCTATCTattattttcttgttttctttcaaataacatctataaaaataatgttgttgtaatagTAAGACCAACAGCAAAACATTTTCACAATCGTTGTTACTTCGGACAACAGTTTGTTACAAGATATATTcgtttacaggtagtggcagttgcacagtaacaaaatattgattgcACTATTTGTCAAAGTCAGGGATTAGtgaaactctgattttgagtatgttactagttcgcgccatttttcgttgtttgtatgagttatggttcttaactataatgcactcacacaaccaaaactcgttgacacatagtgcacttcgcgagaaataTTATACtaagctgtttacggtacactagctggtaattatgtcatggtttgTTATGAaagaaagatttattttttattatttattttagaattgtatttattcatatttttatatttatatacaaatagtttctaatttatgcatccacaaataatattttttttcacccCGAGCAAGTTAGTGGTCTTGCTAACTTGTAACtaagttacaattagaagtttaaCAATCGCGTTTATTTTACATAAGAAAACGACTTGTTGCGCAGCAACTTTGATTGTGCACTTCTTGGGCGTCGTgaaaagtaaattttcactagatgaaaaaaagttataacgaaacgaacacttttcatcaatattttccgcttattttttttatatgaagtttCACTGCGAAAATTAATATACAATAGTACCAACCTTTACAGTGAGTGCATGGACCCCTCAACGTCTGAGTATGGAACAGATCTAACTATATTTGTAGTCAGCTGCCACATAGCCCTGTGTTCCGATTCTAGGCATTGAAAACACAGAATCAGAATTAACTCAGGGACAACCCTAATAGAATTATTtggtccctcgacatccataGTTTTGTTCTGCACTCTTAAAGAATACTCAGAAACGACAAAAAGTGAATTAATTTTAagttatatggagtttgacaacaTTCCGCCAGAAAAGCTGAACAGTATACTCAACTTTAAAGGGCAACTTTAGTTCCGATAGATATCGCAATACGAAATTGATGAAACGCTGTAGTGTATCTTTTCCCAAGTgtttaacaatattttgtttaccCATTTCTTGCTTTGATTCCGCAATAACTTAATAGGTATTTTCGCtacgaatgaagtcagtacgaGGGGCTTGAGAGtgtatttggatacaactctgaaattagaaaattttatcatctTAAATCAACCTAGGGTAGACTCCAGGATGCACTTATCAAATGTTGtgatgcgaacagctgagtatagtttttaattttaatttttgttttggttttggttttgtgtttgatttttttttttaaatcttaaaaaCATATTccatttgatccgatattccacacataaacATAAAAACAGAGTTATAATgataaacaaatataaaacacatttgaagaagataactTGTAAAACCAAAACCCCGTTTAGACTGCTCATTAAGTCCATATTTAAGGCTTTCGACAGCTGAATTCATAAAGGTAAAACAGATGATCGGATGGTccaagtttatttctaaaatcaCTTTGACATTTAAATTTTCGGCATTAACCGCttaaggtagtttcgttgggggtagatttttgttgctgTGCTAGTgacactacctcttaattgtaccatgctcTCCCGACGCTCTCATTGCTACGAATTGTCAAACGAACACGTGCTATGTTTACATATGGTTTtgttttcatgaatttttagTTGCAAACAGCACAGCCGGTATAATTATATGCCATTTGATTTTCCAAAAGCCAACAAGTGTGTGGAAAAAAATGGgcaaaaaggataaaaataagaaaaaaggcAAGGGAGCCGAAAAAACAGCCATGAAAACCGACAAAAAGTTAGCagctaaacaaaagaaaatgttgGAAAAGTTGGGTGAGGTAAATATGTCGAAGTGGGCCAGAAAAAAACTTAAGGGGAGTAACACATATTTCTATTGCATTCCAAGGCTGATATTGCAGAATTTGTGGCCAAATTGGAATCTGAAGAAGCCAGATTGAAAACCGTAATTGAGGAATTTTGTGCCACTCCTCCCAGTCCAAGGTCAAGCTTTTCTCTAGTTGCTCATCCCGAGAAAGAGGAATTGATATTATTCGGCGGAGAATTCTTCAACGGCCAAAAGGTGTGCGTGTACAATGATTTATTTTTCTACAACATAAATAAAAGTGAATGGAAGCAAGTTAAATCTCCAAGTGGGCCAACGCCCAGAAGTGGCCATCAAATGGTTACTGTTGCTACTGACGGGGGTCAGCTATGGGTAAGTTTGTCGTTGTAAAGAACCATATAATGTTtgcaattaattaaaataaaccaTTGTAGCTTTTTGGTGGCGAACATGCTAGCCCTTCTCAAATGCAATTTTACCATTACAAAGATTTGTGGATGATGAACCTGAAGACGCGTAAATGGGAAAAAATCAATGCATCCAATAGTCCAAGTGCTCGTAGTGGTCACCGCATGGTCGTTGCAAAGAAGAAGCTATTTGTTTTCGGCGGCTTTCACGACAACAATCAAACCTATCGTTATTTCAATGATATGCATATATTTTCCTTAGAATCCTACACTTGGCTACAAGTGGAAATAGCAGCTGCCATATTGCCTCCACCTAGATCTGCATGTTGTATGGCTGCCACTCCAGATGGTAAAATCTTAGTATGGGGCGGCTATTCAAAGTCCcaaatgaaaaaggatgtcgaccgAGGAATAACCCATACGGATATGTATACTTTAACCCCCGACAGTAGGTATTCAATTGATAGACATTTTTTCGCTAATTAATAGTATATATCctaaattttatatagaaaatacTCCTGACTCGAATAAATTTAAATGGGTTAGTAGCAAATGTGGAGGTTACAAACCATTGCCACGCAGCAGTGTTGGTTGTTGTACTGCCCCTAATGGCAAGGCCTATTGTTTTGGAGGTGTCATGGATATTGATGAAGATGAAGAGGATGTTAAAGGTCAATTTGGCGATGATCTGCTGGCACTTgatctaacagccatgacatgGCGTTTAATGGAAAtccacaaaaaaacaaaatcagacaaaaaagaTAGTAAAGCTGGGGCAAACGACATTGAAATGAACGAGGAGGATGCCTCCAAACCACAAACTACTACTACATCTGATGGCATATTCACTGTTACTGTGGCAGGTCCCACCACATCGAGTCCGGCATTACCAAAAGTACCCAGTCTTTTCCCCAATAGGAGACCCAAAAACGTGCCCTCGCCTCGAATGAACCCTGGCATCTGTGTGTGCAAGGGCACATTGTATATTTATGGTGGCCTTTACGAAGAGGATAGTAAACAATATACATTCAACGATTTCTATGCCTTAGATTTGCACAAACTGGAAGAGTGGAGGGCTATCATACCAAACGATATGAATGCTCATGACTGGATAGATAGTGACAGTGACAGCAGCGATTCTGAGGAAAgtgatgaggatgatgatgacaacGATGATGATGGCTCTTCAGAAATGGACACAGATTAGGCAAtaggaaaacaatttttattaaaacagaaaaacaaatattttacatGAATTTTTTAAGGAACGTTTGGTACTAACTTATTCCTAACAACTCTTGCAAAATGCGCATGGTATCATTTGGTGATTCTACCTTGTGGGATATTGTACGTGGGTCAATAAATATCTCGTAATCATTGCCACCGGGTTCCGTTTTGTCTCCAAAGAAATGAATTTCTTTGAACTTGTGATTAGCCTCGATGTAACGTAATGAATATGTCTTGTCCCAGCCCTTGGGGAAGACATCAAAACTTATTTGTCCTCCTATACTGTAGGTCAAATCCACATCGGCAAACTCTTTTTTAAGAATTGCAATCATTTTGCTGCGAATTTGATGTTCTTTGTCATAAGCTGCAAATGTATTACGCTCCTCCCTTGAGCATTGCCTTCCAATTGGGCAAACGTTCATCATGCCATTACGAAACTCCAAAAATGTTCCTCTCTTAAAGGGCAACTTTAGTTCCGACAGATATCGCAATACGAAATTGATGAAACGTTGTAGTGTATCCTCTCCCAAGTgtttaacaatattttgtttaccCATTTCTTGCCCCTTTTCTATTTGCACCAGGCCGTTTTCAGGAAATACAAAGTCGAACTTTTCAAGAATTTTACGGCCATTCAGTTGTTCAAACATTTTCTCTAAGTCCGAGCCGCCCACAATACCAATGGTTGCTCTAGGCTGAACTTGGGTGTACACGAATTCTTCAAATTCCGGAGTGATATTGGAACGTGGTAGAGTTAGTGTTCCATCGACATCAAACAGCAAAAGAATTTCCTCTTTCTTCAATGACGTCATGTTGGCTGATGAAATTAATCAATGGAATGATTTAGTTCTGGTGAACTGGTGaataattttgttcaaaaattatCTTTCTTTCTGGTCGATATGACCAACACCACGTAAACGAATTGTTCAGAATGTCTAGACTGAGTAGGTGATTGCCCAAATACAACCCTGAGGACAATTGCTGATGCTGCTGTCAAATTCATTAGCCGGTAACAGATGTTTCTCAGGTGCGCAACTCACAAGCAGTTTTCACTGCACGAAATGAGTAGAAGCCATTGCGGCAAACAAATTTGGCGCATATGggtctttgcaaccgaaagtgaTTTTGTTCAAGCACATAATGGCTGGTActttgttcgtttt from the Stomoxys calcitrans chromosome 1, idStoCalc2.1, whole genome shotgun sequence genome contains:
- the LOC106093548 gene encoding kelch domain-containing protein 4 encodes the protein MGKKDKNKKKGKGAEKTAMKTDKKLAAKQKKMLEKLGEADIAEFVAKLESEEARLKTVIEEFCATPPSPRSSFSLVAHPEKEELILFGGEFFNGQKVCVYNDLFFYNINKSEWKQVKSPSGPTPRSGHQMVTVATDGGQLWLFGGEHASPSQMQFYHYKDLWMMNLKTRKWEKINASNSPSARSGHRMVVAKKKLFVFGGFHDNNQTYRYFNDMHIFSLESYTWLQVEIAAAILPPPRSACCMAATPDGKILVWGGYSKSQMKKDVDRGITHTDMYTLTPDKNTPDSNKFKWVSSKCGGYKPLPRSSVGCCTAPNGKAYCFGGVMDIDEDEEDVKGQFGDDLLALDLTAMTWRLMEIHKKTKSDKKDSKAGANDIEMNEEDASKPQTTTTSDGIFTVTVAGPTTSSPALPKVPSLFPNRRPKNVPSPRMNPGICVCKGTLYIYGGLYEEDSKQYTFNDFYALDLHKLEEWRAIIPNDMNAHDWIDSDSDSSDSEESDEDDDDNDDDGSSEMDTD
- the LOC106093549 gene encoding phosphomannomutase → MTSLKKEEILLLFDVDGTLTLPRSNITPEFEEFVYTQVQPRATIGIVGGSDLEKMFEQLNGRKILEKFDFVFPENGLVQIEKGQEMGKQNIVKHLGEDTLQRFINFVLRYLSELKLPFKRGTFLEFRNGMMNVCPIGRQCSREERNTFAAYDKEHQIRSKMIAILKKEFADVDLTYSIGGQISFDVFPKGWDKTYSLRYIEANHKFKEIHFFGDKTEPGGNDYEIFIDPRTISHKVESPNDTMRILQELLGIS